One Oncorhynchus clarkii lewisi isolate Uvic-CL-2024 chromosome 28, UVic_Ocla_1.0, whole genome shotgun sequence genomic region harbors:
- the LOC139386825 gene encoding NADH dehydrogenase [ubiquinone] 1 alpha subcomplex subunit 13-like produces the protein MAASKVKQDMPPPGGYGPVDYKRNLPKRGLSGYSMLAIGVGVMCFGYWRLFKWNRERRRLQIEELEARIALLPLLQAEQDRRQLRMLRENLEEEAVVMKDVPGWKVGENVFHTDRWVAPLTEELFNLRPREELLHKRFGFLWYV, from the exons ATGGCGGCGTCCAAGGTGAAGCAGGACATGCCTCCTCCGGGGGGTTATGGTCCCGTTGATTACAAGAGAAATCTCCCCAAAAGGGGACTCTCTG GGTATAGCATGCTCGCCATTGGAGTTGGTGTCATGTGTTTCGGTTATTGGAGACTCTTCAaatggaacagggagaggag GCGGTTGCAGATTGAGGAACTGGAAGCAAGGATAGCTCTTCTGCCTTTGCTGCAAGCAGAGCAGGACCGGAG GCAACTACGGATGCTGCGGGAGAATCTGGAGGAGGAAGCAGTCGTAATGAAAGATGTCCCCGGCTGGAAG GTGGGAGAGAATGTCTTCCACACAGACCGCTGGGTGGCCCCCCTCACAGAGGAGCTGTTTAACCTTAGACCCCGGGAAGAGCTTCTACACAAGCGCTTTGGCTTCCTGTGGTACGTGTAG